The Arachis hypogaea cultivar Tifrunner chromosome 19, arahy.Tifrunner.gnm2.J5K5, whole genome shotgun sequence genome has a window encoding:
- the LOC112777263 gene encoding uncharacterized protein isoform X2, translating into MSSSHRYCSCYNTTPPPLVPPLFLHVDAQDRRCRFKQRPPLPWKAINYSERGLQGRKRRWQEISPITSLHQGFFSMKSHFLILIEEIKCRLQMLLQVKLQRGPLLLVALLMMKRCHLILASYMVYEVECSDHLKQKLAENMIAHKEEIFSCPKRTWFVAETEKKVAAKAAKASINNDKSFGKVISAQEAEDLKMKKKRKREREAKRAG; encoded by the exons ATGTCTTCTAGCCACCGTTACTGTTCTTGTTACAACACCACACCTCCGCCGCTTGTACCGCCGCTGTTCTTGCATGTAGACGCACAAGATCGCCGCTGTCG gttCAAGCAGAGGCCTCCTCTACCTTGGAAAGCAATCAATTACTCG GAGAGAGGTTTGCAAGGGAGGAAGAGAAGGTGGCAAGAAATCAGCCCAATCACAAGCCTCCACCAAGGCTTCTTCAGCATGAAATCTCACTTTCTCATCCTAATCGAAGAAATAAAGTGCCGTCTGCAAATGCTACTGCAAGTCAAGCTGCAAAGAGGCCCTCTTCTTTTGGTGGCCCTGCTCATGATGAAAAG GTGTCATTTAATTCTCGCAAGTTACATGGTATACGAAGTTGAATGCTCAGATCATTTGAAACAAAAGCTG GCTGAAAACATGATTGCTCATAAGGAAGAGATCTTTTCCTGCCCTAAAAGAACTTGGTTTGTAGCAGAGACAGAAAAGAAGGTTGCTGCAAAAGCAGCAAAG GCATCTATTAATAACGACAAGAGTTTTGGAAAGGTAATTAGTGCTCAGGAAGCCGAAGAcctcaaaatgaagaaaaagaggaAGCGGGAGCGAGAG GCAAAGAGAGCTGGTTAA
- the LOC112777263 gene encoding uncharacterized protein isoform X1 produces the protein MSSSHRYCSCYNTTPPPLVPPLFLHVDAQDRRCRFKQRPPLPWKAINYSERGLQGRKRRWQEISPITSLHQGFFSMKSHFLILIEEIKCRLQMLLQVKLQRGPLLLVALLMMKRCHLILASYMVYEVECSDHLKQKLAENMIAHKEEIFSCPKRTWFVAETEKKVAAKAAKASINNDKSFGKVISAQEAEDLKMKKKRKREREVSRQRELVKS, from the exons ATGTCTTCTAGCCACCGTTACTGTTCTTGTTACAACACCACACCTCCGCCGCTTGTACCGCCGCTGTTCTTGCATGTAGACGCACAAGATCGCCGCTGTCG gttCAAGCAGAGGCCTCCTCTACCTTGGAAAGCAATCAATTACTCG GAGAGAGGTTTGCAAGGGAGGAAGAGAAGGTGGCAAGAAATCAGCCCAATCACAAGCCTCCACCAAGGCTTCTTCAGCATGAAATCTCACTTTCTCATCCTAATCGAAGAAATAAAGTGCCGTCTGCAAATGCTACTGCAAGTCAAGCTGCAAAGAGGCCCTCTTCTTTTGGTGGCCCTGCTCATGATGAAAAG GTGTCATTTAATTCTCGCAAGTTACATGGTATACGAAGTTGAATGCTCAGATCATTTGAAACAAAAGCTG GCTGAAAACATGATTGCTCATAAGGAAGAGATCTTTTCCTGCCCTAAAAGAACTTGGTTTGTAGCAGAGACAGAAAAGAAGGTTGCTGCAAAAGCAGCAAAG GCATCTATTAATAACGACAAGAGTTTTGGAAAGGTAATTAGTGCTCAGGAAGCCGAAGAcctcaaaatgaagaaaaagaggaAGCGGGAGCGAGAGGTAAGTAG GCAAAGAGAGCTGGTTAAAAGCTGA